From a single Drosophila sulfurigaster albostrigata strain 15112-1811.04 chromosome 3, ASM2355843v2, whole genome shotgun sequence genomic region:
- the LOC133844752 gene encoding patronin isoform X24, with product MDAETQEIRQARQRASVKWLLSKAFNNRVPDNLKEPFYRDHENQERLKPQIVVELGNATLYCQTLSNLYSDPNYQSLNHWSILQTLARKGVAVVESSDMPITETVLIQTNPLRINAHMSVIESLMILYAKEISSGDRVTSALRRISGSSYQAPAGQTYEQALLAWISHACAALKKRIVKELESSVPDEIGTRLQTPDIPPVRDFQDLCDGICLALLISYYCPKVVPWTSVRINYLPAVEDSIHNILLVSSFSQKHLPYGVFHMTPEDITYMRGSMKLNLVLLLTDLFNLFEIHPAKCVCYPGMDGQDVIAKRTMGANEHGICHRRGLTMQPVTPIPDLRSDLDQPPVGSPSNRPPFQVPNTNSFSGGLNRRSTPPTEYQTMQSNHFDGNQAEAFVVHKSRGITTLSSMHSQHQQQQQQQHHHQQQQQQQHFQHQQQHQQLQQQQLQSQQEPLVPARLRQAKEKNNVESKADERGDFVAAGRPSNWEQSRRPSFAGRRSRRNSSSEDSQLTIENFGGSQDQINTLGRYERERDRERERKLSNTSVEPAVAVRSSIADARGTLQLGYDTDSGSEKQDRETEKYSMRRQASVDNVPTVSSHNLSNLSNAGSPLPMARNKQHSNERDYANAEHYNDARSTSGYDPESTPVRKSSTSSMPASPAAWQLEICDDDMRSLEHVNKLSSMRMKLEEKRRRIEQDKRKIEMAVMRHQEKEDLESCPDVLKWETMSNESKRTPDIDPADMDKYQQSIAIMNMNLQDIQQDIHRLATQQSQMQAQHLQAQQLMQAQQIANMLNQQQTYGSQQHLADHHYQQRPMQQSFGSSPHLPQAFNAPVSAYSSRPPSRDPYQQQQQQLHHPHQQQPMQMPPMQYVNEHGQYMSPPAHYMQPQSIYSDNGAPYNNHSPYGAPPPQPQYQQRNSVYDDYGQPANHFYLHESPPQPHPQRRTWAHSAAAAAYEQQQQQQQQHQHQQPLVDVNAWQSQKKLQQQQQQLQQQQQLQQNWPNRPPSSAGASQGFVLHQNGGSGAGGGGGGELQHLFQMQSSPQHGQRLHGGANGVQRQQSLTNLRDNRSPKGNMMQPQPMTLGQHEDMMAPQSICFIGDEEDVDELERNIIESMQSTRISDFVVQQQQRLHQQQQQQQQQQLPATHSGRGSSSEDYDSGELISNKLNITSGNLTYRIPSPSRPSIQANSFQDPRGSVGGGSGSGGSGEEQRPEKGFYISFDNDQPKRPKPPLRTKRSPKKEPGRDSVDNQVVLKRESLSQLHNINNSVGGGDEIKNASLARHSIHGIAAGLPSNANSAGNATYNKYTDEPPIQLRQMAAATAEPLGLERRHLEDLTNQPQQQPLSPTRLRAEQNAEAAKNKAIVIGADSTNLDPESVDEMERRKEKIMLLSLQRRQQQEEAKARKEIEASQKREKEREKEEERARKKEEQVARRAAILEQHRLKKAIEEAEREGKTLDRPDLHVKLQPQSSSASTPRLRQQRVTRPRPKTIHVDDASVDISEASSLSSRGKKGSSSNLTGYGQLSSNSMKRDYYRGSQDSLTVKEPAVERGRTLSRISVAKGSTLNFRGRKSNSLMNLCGPKLYKQPAAKSNRGIILNAVEYCVFPGAVNREAKQKVLEKIARSEAKHFLVLFRDAGCQFRALYSYVPETDQVTKLYGTGPSQVDEVMFDKFFKYNSGGKCFSQVHTKHLTVTIDAFTIHNSLWQGKRVQLPSKKDMALVI from the exons ATGGATGCCGAAACACAGGAAATACGACAG GCTCGTCAACGTGCTTCCGTCAAATGGCTGCTGTCGAAGGCGTTCAACAATCGCGTACCCGACAACCTGAAGGAGCCGTTCTATCGCGATCACGAGAACCAGGAACGCCTCAAGCCGCAGATCGTTGTTGAGCTGGGCAATGCGACGCTCTACTGTCAGACGTTGTCCAATCTCTACTCTGATCCCAACTACCAAAGCTTAAATCACTGGTCAATCTTACAGACGCTAGCGCGCAAGGGAGTCGCTGTGGTCGAGTCCTCGGACATGCCCATTACCGAAACGGTATTAATTCAAACGAATCCGTTGCGAATT AATGCACACATGTCTGTGATAGAATCGCTGATGATTCTGTATGCAAAGGAAATATCGTCGGGAGACCGCGTCACATCGGCCCTGCGAAG AATATCTGGCAGCAGTTATCAGGCGCCTGCTGGCCAAACTTACGAGCAAGCATTGCTTGCTTGGATATCGCATGCGTGCGCTGCGCTAAAGAAGCGCATCGTCAAGGAGCTGGAGTCAAGTGTGCCGGATGAAATC gGCACACGTCTGCAAACGCCGGATATACCGCCAGTGCGTGATTTTCAGGATCTGTGCGATGGCATTTGCCTGGCGCTGCTCATTTCCTACTATTGCCCCAAGGTGGTGCCGTGGACGAGTGTGCGCATCAACTATCTGCCCGCGGTGGAGGACTCCATACACAATATACTGCTCGTGAGCAGTTTTTCACAAAAGCATTTGCCATACGGCGTCTTCCACATGACGCCCGAGGACATCACCTACATGCGGGG CTCGATGAAACTGAATCTGGTCTTGCTGCTGACGGATTTGTTCAATCTGTTCGAAATACACCCGGCCAAATGTGTTTGCTACCCTGGCATGGATGGACAGG ATGTCATCGCCAAGCGCACCATGGGCGCCAATGAGCACGGAATCTGCCATCGACGGGGCCTCACAATGCAACCCGTAACGCCCATACCCGATTTACGCAGCGATCTTGACCAGCCGCCAGTTGGCTCGCCATCGAATCGGCCACCGTTTCAAG TTCCGAACACAAATTCATTTAGCGGCGGCTTAAATCGCAGATCAACTCCGCCCACCGAATATCAAACGATGCAATCAAATCACTTTGATGGCAATCAAGCTGAAG CGTTCGTCGTGCACAAGTCGCGTGGCATTACCACACTCTCATCCATGCACtcgcaacatcagcaacagcagcagcagcaacatcatcatcagcagcagcaacagcaacaacactttcagcaccagcaacagcatcaacaactgcagcagcaacagttgcagtcgcagcagGAGCCCTTGGTTCCAGCTCGGTTGCGTCAGGCTAAAGAAAAGAACAATGTCGAGTCGAAGGCAGACGAGAGAG GCGATTTTGTCGCTGCTGGTCGACCAAGTAACTGGGAACAGAGCCGACGTCCGAGCTTTGCAG GTCGCCGTTCACGAAGGAATTCCTCCAGCGAAGATTCGCAGCTGACGATTGAGAATTTTGGAGGCTCGCAGGATCAAATCAATACGCTGGGCAGATATGAACGTGAACGGGACAGGGAAAGGGAACGTAAGCTGTCTAACACAAGTGTGG AACCTGCTGTGGCAGTGCGTTCTTCGATTGCCGATGCGCGTGGCACACTGCAGCTGGGCTACGACACGGATTCAGGATCGGAGAAGCAGGATCGTGAAACGGAAAAGTATTCAATGCGTCGACAAGCAAG TGTCGACAATGTGCCCACGGTCTCGAGCCACAATCTGTCGAATTTATCAAATGCGGGTAGTCCGTTGCCCATGGCGCGTAATAAACAACATTCCAACGAAAGGGATTATGCGAATGCCGAGCACTACAACGATGCCAGATCAACGAGTGGCTACGATCCGGAGAGCACACCTGTACGCAAGTCCTCGACGAGCAGCATGCCCGCCAGTCCGGCTGCGTGGCAATTGGAGATTTGCGATGACGATATGCGTTCGCTGGAGCATGTCAACAAGCTGTCGTCGATGCGCATGAAACTTGAAGAGAAACGGCGACGTATCGAGCAGGATAAGCGTAAAATCGAAATGGCCGTGATGAGGCACCAAGAAAAg GAGGATTTGGAATCGTGTCCGGATGTCTTGAAGTGGGAGACCATGAGCAATGAGTCGAAGCGCACGCCGGACATTGATCCCGCTGACATGGACAAGTACCAG CAAAGCATCGCCATTATGAACATGAATCTGCAGGATATCCAACAGGATATCCATCGGCTGGCCACGCAGCAGAGCCAAATGCAGGCGCAGCATCTGCAAGCGCAGCAGCTGATGCAGGCACAGCAAATAGCCAACATGCTGAATCAG CAACAAACCTATGGCTCGCAACAACACTTGGCTGATCATCATTACCAGCAACGTCCCATGCAGCAAAGCTTTGGCTCATCACCGCATCTTCCGCAGGCCTTCAATGCGCCCGTCAGCGCCTACAGTTCCCGTCCGCCCAGTCGCGATCCctaccagcaacagcagcagcagctccaccatccacaccagcagcagcccaTGCAAATGCCCCCGATGCAGTACGTCAACGAGCACGGCCAATACATGTCGCCACCTGCTCACTACATGCAACCCCAGAGCATCTACAGCGACAATGGTGCACCCTACAACAACCATTCGCCGTACGGAGCTCCACCGCCGCAGCCACAGTATCAGCAGCGGAACAGCGTCTACGATGACTACGGCCAGCCGGCGAATCACTTTTACCTGCACGAGTCTCCGCCCCAGCCACATCCTCAGCGACGTACTTGGGCGCActcggcggcagcagctgcctatgagcagcagcagcagcaacaacaacagcaccagcaTCAACAGCCCTTGGTGGATGTGAATGCCTGGCAAAGCCAGAAgaagttgcaacagcagcagcaacaactgcagcagcagcagcagcttcaacaAAACTGGCCAAATCGACCGCCCTCCAGCGCTGGCGCATCTCAGGGCTTTGTGCTGCATCAGAATGGTGGCAGCGGTGCtggaggcggcggtggcggtgagTTGCAGCATCTGTTTCAGATGCAATCATCGCCACAGCATGGCCAGCGTTTGCATGGTGGCGCCAATGGCGTGCAACGCCAACAATCGTTGACCAATCTTCGCGACAATCGCTCGCCCAAGGGCAACATGATGCAACCGCAGCCCATGACGTTGGGTCAGCATGAGGATATGATGGCGCCGCAGAGCATTTGCTTTATTGGCGACGAGGAGGATGTGGATGAGCTGGAGCGCAACATTATCGAGTCAATGCAGTCAACACGCATCTCTGATTTTGtggtgcagcaacagcagcggctgcatcagcagcagcaacaacagcagcagcaacagttgccggCGACGCACAGCGGACGCGGCAGCAGCTCAGAGGATTACGATAGCGGCGAGCTGATTTCCAATAAGCTAAACATCACCAGCGGCAATCTGACCTATCGCATACCCTCGCCTTCGCGACCCTCCATACAGGCCAACAGCTTTCAGGATCCACGCGGCAGTGTcggcggtggcagcggcagcggtggCAGTGGCGAGGAGCAGCGACCCGAGAAGGGCTTCTACATATCGTTCGACAACGATCAGCCGAAACGACCAAAGCCGCCGTTGCGCACCAAGCGCTCTCCCAAAAAGGAACCGGGTCGGGATAGTGTGGACAACCAAGTTGTCCTTAAACGTGAATCGCTAAGTCAACtgcacaacatcaacaactcGGTGGGCGGTGGTGATGAGATCAAGAACGCTTCCCTTGCCCGTCACAGCATCCATGGAATTGCCGCTGGCTTGCCATCGAATGCCAACAGTGCTGGCAACGCCACCTACAACAAGTACACGGATGAGCCGCCCATTCAACTGCGCCAGATGGCTGCAGCGACGGCCGAACCCTTGGGTCTGGAGCGTCGGCATCTTGAGGACCTCACCAatcagccgcagcaacaaccTCTGTCGCCCACTCGTCTGAGGGCCGAGCAAAATGCCGAGGCAGCCAAGAACAAGGCGATCGTCATTGGTGCGGATTCGACTAATCTGGATCCG GAATCTGTTGATGAAATGGAGCGTCGCAAGGAAAAGATTATGCTGCTCTCGCTGCAGCGTCGCCAGCAGCAAGAGGAGGCGAAGGCGCGCAAGGAGATTGAGGCATCACAGAAGCGTGAAAAGGAACGGGAAAAGGAGGAGGAACGTGCGCGCAAAAAGGAGGAGCAAGTGGCGCGACGAGCGGCCATATTGGAACAACATAGACTAAAGAAAGCCATCGAAGAGGCCGAGCGAGAA ggTAAAACCCTGGATCGGCCCGATCTACATGTTAAACTACAGCCGCAGAGTTCGAGTGCGTCCACGCCACGTCTTAGACAGCAGCGTGTCACACGACCACGGCCCAAAACCATCCACGTCGATGATGCTAGCGTGGACATTAGTGAGGCTTCAAGCCTATCCAGTCGGGGAAAGAAAGGCTCCAGTTCTAATCTAACTG GCTACGGTCAGCTAAGCTCAAATTCAATGAAAAGAGATTATTACCGGGGATCTCAAGACTCCCTAACTGTTAAAG AGCCAGCCGTCGAAAGGGGCCGCACCCTGTCGCGTATATCAGTTGCTAAGGGGAGCACACTTAATTTCCGTGGCCGAAAGTCCAATTCACTAATGAATTTGTGCG GTCCAAAACTGTATAAACAACCAGCGGCCAAATCGAATCGCGGCATTATACTGAATGCCGTTGAATACTGCGTTTTTCCGGGCGCCGTGAATCGCGAGGCGAAGCAGAAAGTGCTCGAGAAGATCGCACGCTCCGAGGCGAAACACTTCCTTGTACTCTTCCGTGATGCCGGCTGCCAATTCCGTGCCCTCTACAGCTATGTGCCCGAAACGGACCAAGTGACAAAGCTGTACGGCACGGGACCTAGTCAAGTCGACGAAGTCATGTTCGATAAGTTCTTCAA ATACAACTCAGGTGGCAAATGCTTCTCCCAGGTGCACACAAAGCATCTGACAGTCACGATAGACGCCTTCACAATACACAACTCGCTGTGGCAGGGCAAGCGGGTGCAGTTGCCCAGCAAGAAGGACATGGCACTTGTAATCTAA
- the LOC133844752 gene encoding patronin isoform X40 encodes MDAETQEIRQARQRASVKWLLSKAFNNRVPDNLKEPFYRDHENQERLKPQIVVELGNATLYCQTLSNLYSDPNYQSLNHWSILQTLARKGVAVVESSDMPITETVLIQTNPLRINAHMSVIESLMILYAKEISSGDRVTSALRRISGSSYQAPAGQTYEQALLAWISHACAALKKRIVKELESSVPDEIGTRLQTPDIPPVRDFQDLCDGICLALLISYYCPKVVPWTSVRINYLPAVEDSIHNILLVSSFSQKHLPYGVFHMTPEDITYMRGSMKLNLVLLLTDLFNLFEIHPAKCVCYPGMDGQDVIAKRTMGANEHGICHRRGLTMQPVTPIPDLRSDLDQPPVGSPSNRPPFQVPNTNSFSGGLNRRSTPPTEYQTMQSNHFDGNQAEAFVVHKSRGITTLSSMHSQHQQQQQQQHHHQQQQQQQHFQHQQQHQQLQQQQLQSQQEPLVPARLRQAKEKNNVESKADERGDFVAAGRPSNWEQSRRPSFAGRRSRRNSSSEDSQLTIENFGGSQDQINTLGRYERERDRERERKLSNTSVEPAVAVRSSIADARGTLQLGYDTDSGSEKQDRETEKYSMRRQASVDNVPTVSSHNLSNLSNAGSPLPMARNKQHSNERDYANAEHYNDARSTSGYDPESTPVRKSSTSSMPASPAAWQLEICDDDMRSLEHVNKLSSMRMKLEEKRRRIEQDKRKIEMAVMRHQEKEDLESCPDVLKWETMSNESKRTPDIDPADMDKYQAFNAPVSAYSSRPPSRDPYQQQQQQLHHPHQQQPMQMPPMQYVNEHGQYMSPPAHYMQPQSIYSDNGAPYNNHSPYGAPPPQPQYQQRNSVYDDYGQPANHFYLHESPPQPHPQRRTWAHSAAAAAYEQQQQQQQQHQHQQPLVDVNAWQSQKKLQQQQQQLQQQQQLQQNWPNRPPSSAGASQGFVLHQNGGSGAGGGGGGELQHLFQMQSSPQHGQRLHGGANGVQRQQSLTNLRDNRSPKGNMMQPQPMTLGQHEDMMAPQSICFIGDEEDVDELERNIIESMQSTRISDFVVQQQQRLHQQQQQQQQQQLPATHSGRGSSSEDYDSGELISNKLNITSGNLTYRIPSPSRPSIQANSFQDPRGSVGGGSGSGGSGEEQRPEKGFYISFDNDQPKRPKPPLRTKRSPKKEPGRDSVDNQVVLKRESLSQLHNINNSVGGGDEIKNASLARHSIHGIAAGLPSNANSAGNATYNKYTDEPPIQLRQMAAATAEPLGLERRHLEDLTNQPQQQPLSPTRLRAEQNAEAAKNKAIVIGADSTNLDPESVDEMERRKEKIMLLSLQRRQQQEEAKARKEIEASQKREKEREKEEERARKKEEQVARRAAILEQHRLKKAIEEAEREGKTLDRPDLHVKLQPQSSSASTPRLRQQRVTRPRPKTIHVDDASVDISEASSLSSRGKKGSSSNLTGPKLYKQPAAKSNRGIILNAVEYCVFPGAVNREAKQKVLEKIARSEAKHFLVLFRDAGCQFRALYSYVPETDQVTKLYGTGPSQVDEVMFDKFFKYNSGGKCFSQVHTKHLTVTIDAFTIHNSLWQGKRVQLPSKKDMALVI; translated from the exons ATGGATGCCGAAACACAGGAAATACGACAG GCTCGTCAACGTGCTTCCGTCAAATGGCTGCTGTCGAAGGCGTTCAACAATCGCGTACCCGACAACCTGAAGGAGCCGTTCTATCGCGATCACGAGAACCAGGAACGCCTCAAGCCGCAGATCGTTGTTGAGCTGGGCAATGCGACGCTCTACTGTCAGACGTTGTCCAATCTCTACTCTGATCCCAACTACCAAAGCTTAAATCACTGGTCAATCTTACAGACGCTAGCGCGCAAGGGAGTCGCTGTGGTCGAGTCCTCGGACATGCCCATTACCGAAACGGTATTAATTCAAACGAATCCGTTGCGAATT AATGCACACATGTCTGTGATAGAATCGCTGATGATTCTGTATGCAAAGGAAATATCGTCGGGAGACCGCGTCACATCGGCCCTGCGAAG AATATCTGGCAGCAGTTATCAGGCGCCTGCTGGCCAAACTTACGAGCAAGCATTGCTTGCTTGGATATCGCATGCGTGCGCTGCGCTAAAGAAGCGCATCGTCAAGGAGCTGGAGTCAAGTGTGCCGGATGAAATC gGCACACGTCTGCAAACGCCGGATATACCGCCAGTGCGTGATTTTCAGGATCTGTGCGATGGCATTTGCCTGGCGCTGCTCATTTCCTACTATTGCCCCAAGGTGGTGCCGTGGACGAGTGTGCGCATCAACTATCTGCCCGCGGTGGAGGACTCCATACACAATATACTGCTCGTGAGCAGTTTTTCACAAAAGCATTTGCCATACGGCGTCTTCCACATGACGCCCGAGGACATCACCTACATGCGGGG CTCGATGAAACTGAATCTGGTCTTGCTGCTGACGGATTTGTTCAATCTGTTCGAAATACACCCGGCCAAATGTGTTTGCTACCCTGGCATGGATGGACAGG ATGTCATCGCCAAGCGCACCATGGGCGCCAATGAGCACGGAATCTGCCATCGACGGGGCCTCACAATGCAACCCGTAACGCCCATACCCGATTTACGCAGCGATCTTGACCAGCCGCCAGTTGGCTCGCCATCGAATCGGCCACCGTTTCAAG TTCCGAACACAAATTCATTTAGCGGCGGCTTAAATCGCAGATCAACTCCGCCCACCGAATATCAAACGATGCAATCAAATCACTTTGATGGCAATCAAGCTGAAG CGTTCGTCGTGCACAAGTCGCGTGGCATTACCACACTCTCATCCATGCACtcgcaacatcagcaacagcagcagcagcaacatcatcatcagcagcagcaacagcaacaacactttcagcaccagcaacagcatcaacaactgcagcagcaacagttgcagtcgcagcagGAGCCCTTGGTTCCAGCTCGGTTGCGTCAGGCTAAAGAAAAGAACAATGTCGAGTCGAAGGCAGACGAGAGAG GCGATTTTGTCGCTGCTGGTCGACCAAGTAACTGGGAACAGAGCCGACGTCCGAGCTTTGCAG GTCGCCGTTCACGAAGGAATTCCTCCAGCGAAGATTCGCAGCTGACGATTGAGAATTTTGGAGGCTCGCAGGATCAAATCAATACGCTGGGCAGATATGAACGTGAACGGGACAGGGAAAGGGAACGTAAGCTGTCTAACACAAGTGTGG AACCTGCTGTGGCAGTGCGTTCTTCGATTGCCGATGCGCGTGGCACACTGCAGCTGGGCTACGACACGGATTCAGGATCGGAGAAGCAGGATCGTGAAACGGAAAAGTATTCAATGCGTCGACAAGCAAG TGTCGACAATGTGCCCACGGTCTCGAGCCACAATCTGTCGAATTTATCAAATGCGGGTAGTCCGTTGCCCATGGCGCGTAATAAACAACATTCCAACGAAAGGGATTATGCGAATGCCGAGCACTACAACGATGCCAGATCAACGAGTGGCTACGATCCGGAGAGCACACCTGTACGCAAGTCCTCGACGAGCAGCATGCCCGCCAGTCCGGCTGCGTGGCAATTGGAGATTTGCGATGACGATATGCGTTCGCTGGAGCATGTCAACAAGCTGTCGTCGATGCGCATGAAACTTGAAGAGAAACGGCGACGTATCGAGCAGGATAAGCGTAAAATCGAAATGGCCGTGATGAGGCACCAAGAAAAg GAGGATTTGGAATCGTGTCCGGATGTCTTGAAGTGGGAGACCATGAGCAATGAGTCGAAGCGCACGCCGGACATTGATCCCGCTGACATGGACAAGTACCAG GCCTTCAATGCGCCCGTCAGCGCCTACAGTTCCCGTCCGCCCAGTCGCGATCCctaccagcaacagcagcagcagctccaccatccacaccagcagcagcccaTGCAAATGCCCCCGATGCAGTACGTCAACGAGCACGGCCAATACATGTCGCCACCTGCTCACTACATGCAACCCCAGAGCATCTACAGCGACAATGGTGCACCCTACAACAACCATTCGCCGTACGGAGCTCCACCGCCGCAGCCACAGTATCAGCAGCGGAACAGCGTCTACGATGACTACGGCCAGCCGGCGAATCACTTTTACCTGCACGAGTCTCCGCCCCAGCCACATCCTCAGCGACGTACTTGGGCGCActcggcggcagcagctgcctatgagcagcagcagcagcaacaacaacagcaccagcaTCAACAGCCCTTGGTGGATGTGAATGCCTGGCAAAGCCAGAAgaagttgcaacagcagcagcaacaactgcagcagcagcagcagcttcaacaAAACTGGCCAAATCGACCGCCCTCCAGCGCTGGCGCATCTCAGGGCTTTGTGCTGCATCAGAATGGTGGCAGCGGTGCtggaggcggcggtggcggtgagTTGCAGCATCTGTTTCAGATGCAATCATCGCCACAGCATGGCCAGCGTTTGCATGGTGGCGCCAATGGCGTGCAACGCCAACAATCGTTGACCAATCTTCGCGACAATCGCTCGCCCAAGGGCAACATGATGCAACCGCAGCCCATGACGTTGGGTCAGCATGAGGATATGATGGCGCCGCAGAGCATTTGCTTTATTGGCGACGAGGAGGATGTGGATGAGCTGGAGCGCAACATTATCGAGTCAATGCAGTCAACACGCATCTCTGATTTTGtggtgcagcaacagcagcggctgcatcagcagcagcaacaacagcagcagcaacagttgccggCGACGCACAGCGGACGCGGCAGCAGCTCAGAGGATTACGATAGCGGCGAGCTGATTTCCAATAAGCTAAACATCACCAGCGGCAATCTGACCTATCGCATACCCTCGCCTTCGCGACCCTCCATACAGGCCAACAGCTTTCAGGATCCACGCGGCAGTGTcggcggtggcagcggcagcggtggCAGTGGCGAGGAGCAGCGACCCGAGAAGGGCTTCTACATATCGTTCGACAACGATCAGCCGAAACGACCAAAGCCGCCGTTGCGCACCAAGCGCTCTCCCAAAAAGGAACCGGGTCGGGATAGTGTGGACAACCAAGTTGTCCTTAAACGTGAATCGCTAAGTCAACtgcacaacatcaacaactcGGTGGGCGGTGGTGATGAGATCAAGAACGCTTCCCTTGCCCGTCACAGCATCCATGGAATTGCCGCTGGCTTGCCATCGAATGCCAACAGTGCTGGCAACGCCACCTACAACAAGTACACGGATGAGCCGCCCATTCAACTGCGCCAGATGGCTGCAGCGACGGCCGAACCCTTGGGTCTGGAGCGTCGGCATCTTGAGGACCTCACCAatcagccgcagcaacaaccTCTGTCGCCCACTCGTCTGAGGGCCGAGCAAAATGCCGAGGCAGCCAAGAACAAGGCGATCGTCATTGGTGCGGATTCGACTAATCTGGATCCG GAATCTGTTGATGAAATGGAGCGTCGCAAGGAAAAGATTATGCTGCTCTCGCTGCAGCGTCGCCAGCAGCAAGAGGAGGCGAAGGCGCGCAAGGAGATTGAGGCATCACAGAAGCGTGAAAAGGAACGGGAAAAGGAGGAGGAACGTGCGCGCAAAAAGGAGGAGCAAGTGGCGCGACGAGCGGCCATATTGGAACAACATAGACTAAAGAAAGCCATCGAAGAGGCCGAGCGAGAA ggTAAAACCCTGGATCGGCCCGATCTACATGTTAAACTACAGCCGCAGAGTTCGAGTGCGTCCACGCCACGTCTTAGACAGCAGCGTGTCACACGACCACGGCCCAAAACCATCCACGTCGATGATGCTAGCGTGGACATTAGTGAGGCTTCAAGCCTATCCAGTCGGGGAAAGAAAGGCTCCAGTTCTAATCTAACTG GTCCAAAACTGTATAAACAACCAGCGGCCAAATCGAATCGCGGCATTATACTGAATGCCGTTGAATACTGCGTTTTTCCGGGCGCCGTGAATCGCGAGGCGAAGCAGAAAGTGCTCGAGAAGATCGCACGCTCCGAGGCGAAACACTTCCTTGTACTCTTCCGTGATGCCGGCTGCCAATTCCGTGCCCTCTACAGCTATGTGCCCGAAACGGACCAAGTGACAAAGCTGTACGGCACGGGACCTAGTCAAGTCGACGAAGTCATGTTCGATAAGTTCTTCAA ATACAACTCAGGTGGCAAATGCTTCTCCCAGGTGCACACAAAGCATCTGACAGTCACGATAGACGCCTTCACAATACACAACTCGCTGTGGCAGGGCAAGCGGGTGCAGTTGCCCAGCAAGAAGGACATGGCACTTGTAATCTAA